The Streptomyces kanamyceticus genome window below encodes:
- a CDS encoding purple acid phosphatase family protein — MDTPDVGIPEQLASRLSMPEQHAYLRGRFSRRRVLAGAFATAGAAGGAGLLTGSSGGAHEGAPSAYRVSAAPSAPARVAGSLVAPFGRHLAFGADPRTQMRISWQVPLAVKSPFVRVGLKPWELGEKVTAEVRDLHTPALSKKLPAVEQYYLHAALDGLRPGTTYYYGVGHDGFDPASPERLGTVGTFRTAPERAEKFTFTAFGDQGVSYHALANDQVILGQNPAFHLHAGDICYADTTGHGKESDTYDARVWDTFLAQTECVAKSVPWMVTTGNHDMEAWYSPNGYGGQSARWSLPGNGFDPKAAPGVYSFRYGNVGVVALDANDVSYEIPANRGYSQGRQTAWLDRRLRALRADPSVDFVVVFFHHCAYSTSTHASDGGVRDAWLPLFTEHQVDLVINGHNHVYERTDAIKGGQVGKPVPVGASTDPTRDGIVYVTAGGAGKDLYGFGPGVKDSYEGNVHDRESIATFRWTKSRAADPDTVEWSRVRYTGFSFLAVEVTSGAHPRLSVSALAENGERVDHFEVVRGT; from the coding sequence ATGGACACCCCCGATGTCGGCATACCGGAACAGCTCGCGAGCAGGCTGAGCATGCCGGAGCAGCACGCGTATCTGCGCGGGAGGTTCTCCCGGCGCAGGGTGCTCGCCGGAGCGTTCGCCACGGCGGGCGCGGCCGGCGGCGCGGGCCTGCTCACCGGCAGTTCGGGCGGCGCGCACGAGGGCGCCCCCTCCGCGTACCGCGTGTCGGCCGCGCCGTCCGCCCCGGCGCGCGTCGCGGGCTCGCTGGTGGCACCCTTCGGGCGGCATCTGGCGTTCGGGGCCGACCCGAGGACCCAGATGCGGATCTCCTGGCAGGTGCCGCTCGCCGTCAAGTCCCCCTTCGTACGCGTGGGGTTGAAGCCCTGGGAGCTCGGCGAGAAGGTCACCGCCGAGGTGCGCGACCTGCACACGCCCGCCCTCTCCAAGAAGCTCCCGGCCGTCGAGCAGTACTACCTGCACGCGGCCCTCGACGGGCTGCGCCCCGGCACGACGTACTATTACGGCGTCGGCCACGACGGCTTCGACCCGGCATCACCCGAGCGGCTCGGCACGGTCGGCACCTTCCGTACGGCCCCCGAACGGGCGGAGAAGTTCACCTTCACGGCCTTCGGCGACCAGGGCGTCAGCTACCACGCACTCGCCAACGACCAGGTGATCCTGGGCCAGAACCCGGCCTTCCACCTGCACGCGGGCGACATCTGCTACGCCGACACCACCGGGCACGGCAAGGAATCGGACACCTACGACGCGCGGGTGTGGGACACCTTCCTCGCGCAGACGGAGTGCGTGGCCAAGTCCGTGCCGTGGATGGTGACGACCGGCAACCACGACATGGAGGCGTGGTACTCGCCGAACGGCTACGGGGGCCAGTCGGCCCGCTGGTCGCTGCCCGGCAACGGCTTCGATCCGAAGGCCGCGCCCGGCGTCTACTCCTTCCGGTACGGCAACGTCGGCGTCGTCGCCCTCGACGCCAACGACGTCTCGTACGAGATCCCCGCCAACCGTGGCTACTCACAGGGGCGGCAGACCGCCTGGCTGGACAGGCGGCTCCGCGCGCTGCGCGCGGACCCGTCGGTGGACTTCGTCGTGGTGTTCTTCCACCACTGCGCCTACTCGACGTCGACGCACGCCTCGGACGGCGGGGTGCGCGACGCGTGGCTGCCGCTCTTCACCGAGCACCAGGTGGATCTGGTGATCAACGGCCACAACCACGTCTACGAACGCACCGACGCCATCAAGGGCGGGCAGGTCGGCAAGCCCGTGCCGGTCGGCGCGTCGACCGATCCGACGCGCGACGGCATCGTGTACGTCACCGCGGGCGGCGCGGGCAAGGACCTCTACGGGTTCGGCCCCGGCGTCAAGGACAGCTACGAGGGCAACGTCCACGATCGCGAGAGCATCGCGACCTTCCGCTGGACGAAGTCCCGCGCGGCGGACCCGGACACCGTGGAGTGGTCACGGGTGCGCTACACCGGCTTCTCGTTCCTCGCGGTGGAGGTGACGTCCGGCGCGCACCCGAGGCTCTCGGTCTCCGCGCTCGCCGAGAACGGCGAGCGCGTCGACCACTTCGAGGTGGTGCGGGGAACCTAG
- a CDS encoding lysophospholipid acyltransferase family protein produces the protein MGPAPADEGAGNSARPAIEDRGPGRSPASARLRRALWKSLLTLTGGVERRGHLPPGGCVVVANHSSHADTAALLAALDAHHAPAIGAAADYWFASPWRRRICSRLAAGFPVRRTGGGMSDLLARTDDLRAGRAVVLFPEGTRARAGELGSFHRGALVLAEHARVPVVPVGIAGTDRLLPKHGRLRPALVRVTIGEPLPASATPEQARDAVTALHRRTVEEPLRDSAARKRIAAVMNTRRGLALAFLWACAEALSWPLMPELFLAFACVAVPRRALKLSLAALAGSLAGGLLALQISTLGAQLPAPLTTDRMRSEVRHELSLESAAAVRHQPWNGIPFKVYAREAGRADVAPSDWLARSALSRGSRTLTVGLAFGAFGFLAHRFRRFYGRYLALLGAGFAAGLSLIVAGWS, from the coding sequence GTGGGCCCCGCGCCTGCGGACGAGGGGGCAGGAAATTCAGCCCGTCCGGCGATTGAGGACCGGGGTCCGGGGCGGAGCCCCGCGTCAGCGCGACTCCGCCGAGCCCTATGGAAATCCCTGCTCACCCTCACCGGAGGGGTAGAACGCCGAGGCCACCTCCCCCCGGGAGGCTGCGTCGTCGTGGCCAACCACTCCTCCCACGCCGACACCGCCGCCCTCCTGGCCGCACTGGACGCCCACCACGCCCCCGCGATAGGCGCCGCCGCCGACTACTGGTTCGCCTCACCGTGGCGCAGACGCATCTGCAGCCGCCTCGCCGCGGGCTTCCCCGTCCGCCGCACCGGAGGCGGCATGTCCGACCTCCTGGCGCGGACGGACGACCTCCGGGCGGGCCGCGCCGTCGTGCTCTTCCCCGAGGGCACCCGCGCACGGGCGGGCGAACTCGGCTCCTTCCACCGGGGCGCCCTCGTGCTCGCGGAACACGCGCGCGTGCCCGTGGTCCCCGTAGGCATCGCGGGCACGGACCGGCTCCTGCCCAAACACGGCAGGCTCCGCCCCGCCCTCGTACGGGTCACCATCGGCGAGCCGCTCCCCGCGTCGGCCACGCCGGAACAGGCGCGCGACGCGGTGACCGCGCTGCATCGGCGTACGGTCGAAGAACCCCTCAGGGACTCCGCGGCCCGCAAGCGGATCGCCGCGGTCATGAACACCCGCCGCGGGCTCGCGCTCGCCTTCCTCTGGGCCTGCGCGGAGGCGCTGAGCTGGCCGCTGATGCCGGAACTGTTCCTCGCCTTCGCGTGCGTCGCGGTGCCGCGCCGGGCCCTGAAGCTGTCGCTCGCGGCACTCGCGGGCAGCCTGGCGGGCGGCCTTCTGGCCCTCCAAATATCCACCCTCGGCGCCCAGTTGCCAGCCCCCCTGACGACGGACCGGATGCGCTCCGAGGTGCGCCACGAACTCTCGCTGGAGTCGGCGGCAGCCGTCCGGCACCAGCCCTGGAACGGGATCCCCTTCAAGGTGTACGCGCGGGAGGCGGGCCGCGCCGACGTCGCACCGTCCGACTGGCTGGCCCGCTCGGCCCTCTCGCGCGGCTCCCGCACCCTCACGGTGGGCCTCGCCTTCGGAGCGTTCGGATTTCTCGCGCACCGGTTCCGACGGTTCTACGGGCGGTACCTGGCGCTGCTCGGCGCCGGTTTCGCGGCCGGGCTCTCGCTGATCGTCGCGGGCTGGAGCTGA
- a CDS encoding GNAT family N-acetyltransferase gives MVSTLPPGSRCRIGVRTHPGPEYGGWVTSLRTAHTSDLTPSDLVDTRRLLDAAFEGDFSDQAWEHGLGGIHALVRDDWGDLVAHGSVVQRRILHNGHSSRVGYVEAVAVRPDRQRQGLGGQVMDALERIIDKAYDLGALSASDEGQRLYIARGWQEWKGAVGTLGPDGVLLLPDEDPPLLWGANLDPTYDMLIDWRDGDVY, from the coding sequence ATGGTGTCGACTCTGCCGCCGGGAAGCCGCTGCCGAATCGGGGTGCGTACTCATCCGGGGCCTGAGTACGGTGGGTGGGTGACCTCCCTGCGTACCGCCCACACCAGCGATTTGACCCCGAGCGACCTGGTGGACACCCGCCGCCTCCTCGACGCGGCCTTCGAAGGCGACTTCAGCGACCAGGCCTGGGAGCACGGCCTCGGTGGCATACACGCCCTGGTGCGCGACGACTGGGGGGACCTCGTCGCGCACGGCTCCGTGGTCCAGCGCCGGATCCTGCACAACGGCCATTCGTCGCGCGTCGGTTACGTCGAAGCGGTCGCCGTCCGGCCCGACCGGCAGCGGCAGGGGCTCGGCGGGCAGGTGATGGACGCGCTGGAGCGGATCATCGACAAGGCTTACGACTTGGGGGCGCTCTCCGCGTCCGACGAGGGGCAGCGGCTCTACATCGCACGCGGCTGGCAGGAGTGGAAGGGCGCGGTCGGCACGCTCGGTCCCGACGGCGTGCTGCTCCTTCCCGACGAGGACCCGCCGCTGCTCTGGGGCGCGAACCTCGACCCGACGTACGACATGCTCATCGACTGGCGCGATGGCGACGTCTATTAG
- a CDS encoding nitroreductase family protein, translating to MSETEKQQERTPAWTPIHGAPYRSVPYRPERMPEAESLAHAAELRTRMDERRTVRQFATDPVPAQVVRDAIACAATAPSGAHQQPWTFVLVQDPDIRRRIREAAEHEEQISYDGRLGEEWLAALRPLGTDEVKPHLTDAPALIVVFQQRYWLGEDGTKHKHYYVDESVGIAVGMLLSALHLSGLAALIHTPSPMRFLSQVLGRPENEKAFAVIPVGYPAADCEVPDLVRKSLDQVLVEV from the coding sequence ATGTCTGAGACTGAAAAGCAGCAGGAGCGGACCCCCGCCTGGACCCCCATCCACGGCGCGCCCTACCGCTCCGTGCCCTACCGACCGGAGCGCATGCCGGAGGCCGAATCACTGGCGCACGCGGCCGAGTTGAGGACGCGGATGGACGAGCGGCGCACGGTGCGCCAGTTCGCGACCGACCCGGTGCCCGCGCAGGTGGTGCGGGACGCCATCGCGTGCGCGGCGACCGCGCCGTCCGGCGCGCACCAGCAGCCGTGGACGTTCGTCCTCGTCCAGGACCCCGACATCCGCCGCCGCATCCGCGAGGCCGCCGAGCACGAGGAGCAGATCTCCTACGACGGGCGGCTCGGCGAGGAGTGGCTCGCGGCCCTGCGCCCGCTCGGCACGGACGAGGTGAAGCCGCACCTGACGGACGCGCCCGCGCTGATCGTCGTCTTCCAGCAGCGCTACTGGCTGGGCGAGGACGGCACCAAGCACAAGCACTACTACGTCGACGAGTCGGTCGGCATCGCGGTGGGAATGCTCCTGTCCGCGCTGCATCTGTCGGGCCTCGCCGCGCTGATCCACACGCCGAGCCCGATGCGGTTCCTCTCGCAGGTGCTCGGCAGGCCGGAGAACGAGAAGGCGTTCGCGGTGATCCCCGTGGGCTATCCGGCGGCGGACTGCGAGGTCCCCGATCTCGTACGGAAATCCCTCGATCAGGTGCTCGTGGAGGTCTGA
- a CDS encoding NADP-dependent oxidoreductase, which yields MTETALTVHQTARPYGFPTPDHFAFVESAPPVPAPGTALVENLYWSVDPYHREMMDGDFALNAPLEGRTIGRVVESRDPALAEGEIVLHRKGWRTHSVVAPDEVRRLPRFDGVPLSAYLGILGGTGLTAYVGLTRIAQLREGQDLFVSAAAGGVGTATGRLARLMGAGRLVGSAGSAAKAAYLTEHVGYDEVFDHHAAPAADLLAKAAPDGIDLYVDNVGGEQLEAAISALRERGRIVRIGTIAQYNATGAPYALRNLPDIVEKSLRMEGFLVRDYPHLQEELYEFVVPHLQSGRVRLDETVTEGFDRIVDAFLGMLLGENRGKTIVHAPTN from the coding sequence ATGACCGAGACCGCGCTCACCGTGCACCAGACCGCCCGCCCCTACGGCTTCCCCACCCCGGACCACTTCGCCTTCGTGGAGTCCGCGCCGCCCGTGCCCGCCCCCGGCACCGCCCTGGTCGAGAACCTGTACTGGTCCGTCGACCCGTACCACCGCGAGATGATGGACGGCGACTTCGCGCTGAACGCCCCGCTGGAGGGCCGGACCATCGGCCGGGTCGTCGAATCGCGCGACCCGGCGCTCGCCGAGGGCGAGATCGTCCTCCACCGCAAGGGCTGGCGCACGCACTCCGTGGTCGCCCCGGACGAGGTGCGCCGCCTTCCGCGCTTCGACGGCGTGCCGCTCTCCGCCTACCTCGGCATCCTCGGCGGCACCGGCCTCACCGCCTACGTGGGCCTCACCCGCATCGCCCAACTCCGCGAGGGGCAGGACCTGTTCGTCTCCGCGGCGGCGGGCGGCGTCGGCACGGCGACCGGGCGGCTCGCCCGGCTGATGGGCGCGGGACGGCTCGTGGGCAGCGCGGGCTCGGCGGCGAAGGCCGCGTACCTGACCGAACACGTCGGCTACGACGAGGTCTTCGACCACCACGCGGCCCCGGCCGCCGACCTCCTGGCCAAGGCCGCGCCCGACGGCATCGACCTGTACGTCGACAACGTGGGCGGCGAGCAGCTGGAGGCGGCGATCTCCGCACTGCGCGAGCGGGGCCGCATCGTACGGATCGGCACGATCGCGCAGTACAACGCCACGGGCGCGCCGTACGCACTGCGCAATCTGCCGGACATCGTCGAGAAGAGCCTGCGCATGGAGGGCTTCCTCGTCCGCGACTACCCGCATCTCCAGGAGGAGTTGTACGAGTTCGTGGTGCCGCACCTGCAGAGCGGACGCGTACGCCTCGACGAGACGGTGACCGAGGGCTTCGACCGGATCGTGGACGCGTTCCTGGGAATGCTGCTGGGCGAGAACCGAGGAAAGACGATCGTCCACGCGCCCACGAACTAA
- a CDS encoding 3-isopropylmalate dehydrogenase — MSASSRILNLAVIPGDGIGPEVVAQGLKVLNAVLPQDVKLETKEFDFGAKRYHATGETLTDADVEALKQHDAILLGAIGDPSVPSGVLERGFLLKLRFLFDHHVNLRPSKLLPGVATPLKGQPEIDFIVVREGTEGPYTGNGGSIRTGTPHEVATEVSVNTAFGVERVVRDAFARAQARPRKKLTLVHKNNVLSFAGHLWTNIFTKVAAEFPDVTTDYLHVDAATIFLVTDPARFDVIVTDNLFGDIITDLAAAVSGGIGVAASGNINPGREFPSMFEPVHGSAPDIAGQGKADPSATVLSVALLLRHLGYEPEAARIEEAVSADLAERGDTVRSTEQIGDALAVRVAG, encoded by the coding sequence ATGTCGGCAAGCTCTCGCATCCTCAATCTCGCAGTCATCCCCGGAGACGGCATCGGCCCAGAGGTCGTGGCCCAGGGGCTCAAGGTCCTCAACGCCGTTCTCCCGCAGGACGTGAAGCTGGAGACGAAGGAATTCGACTTCGGCGCGAAGCGGTACCACGCGACCGGTGAGACCCTCACCGACGCCGACGTCGAGGCCCTCAAGCAGCACGACGCGATCCTCCTCGGCGCGATCGGCGACCCCTCGGTCCCCTCCGGCGTCCTGGAGCGCGGCTTCCTGCTGAAGCTCCGCTTCCTCTTCGACCACCACGTCAACCTGCGTCCTTCGAAGCTGCTCCCGGGCGTCGCCACGCCGCTCAAGGGCCAGCCCGAGATCGACTTCATCGTCGTACGCGAAGGCACCGAGGGCCCCTACACGGGCAACGGCGGCTCGATCCGCACCGGGACCCCGCACGAGGTCGCCACCGAGGTCTCCGTCAACACCGCTTTCGGTGTCGAGCGCGTGGTCCGCGACGCGTTCGCCCGCGCGCAGGCCCGCCCGCGCAAGAAGCTGACGCTGGTCCACAAGAACAACGTCCTGAGCTTCGCCGGTCACCTGTGGACCAACATCTTCACCAAGGTCGCGGCGGAGTTCCCGGACGTCACCACCGACTACCTGCACGTGGACGCGGCGACCATCTTCCTGGTCACCGACCCCGCGCGGTTCGACGTGATCGTCACCGACAACCTCTTCGGCGACATCATCACCGACCTCGCCGCCGCCGTCTCCGGCGGCATCGGCGTCGCGGCCTCCGGGAACATCAACCCGGGCCGTGAGTTCCCCTCGATGTTCGAGCCCGTGCACGGTTCGGCGCCCGACATCGCGGGCCAGGGCAAGGCCGACCCGTCGGCCACCGTCCTCTCCGTCGCCCTCCTGCTGCGCCACCTCGGGTACGAGCCCGAGGCCGCCCGCATCGAGGAGGCCGTCTCCGCCGACCTCGCCGAGCGCGGCGACACGGTCCGCAGCACCGAGCAGATCGGCGACGCGCTCGCCGTACGGGTAGCGGGCTGA
- a CDS encoding CDP-alcohol phosphatidyltransferase family protein: MNGLYALKPWYADRLSGARAALVRREVSPDTLTAAGVVCATGAAAALAWLPAPVAALPVAVFLAARLAFANLDGALARDTGRTTRRGALLNELGDRAADLIVLAGFLPLAPLWLVATAGLAATLPSWISLAGAAAGADRLNGGPVGKTERCALVVVAAATGATVPVLAVLAAGSVLTAGLRLARLWRELGTAGAR, translated from the coding sequence ATGAACGGCCTCTACGCTCTCAAGCCCTGGTACGCGGACAGACTGTCCGGCGCGCGTGCCGCCCTGGTCCGGCGCGAGGTGTCACCCGACACCCTCACGGCGGCGGGCGTGGTGTGCGCGACGGGCGCGGCCGCCGCGCTGGCCTGGCTGCCCGCTCCGGTGGCGGCGCTGCCGGTCGCGGTGTTCCTCGCCGCGCGCCTCGCCTTCGCCAACCTGGACGGCGCGCTGGCCCGCGACACGGGCCGCACCACCCGCAGGGGCGCCCTCCTCAACGAACTCGGCGACCGTGCCGCGGACTTGATCGTCCTCGCCGGGTTCCTGCCGCTGGCCCCGCTGTGGCTGGTGGCGACGGCTGGCCTCGCGGCGACGCTGCCGTCCTGGATCTCGCTCGCGGGCGCGGCGGCGGGCGCGGATCGTCTCAACGGCGGCCCGGTCGGCAAGACGGAGCGGTGCGCGCTGGTCGTGGTGGCGGCGGCGACCGGCGCGACGGTGCCGGTGCTCGCGGTGCTCGCGGCGGGGTCGGTGCTGACGGCGGGGCTGCGACTGGCGCGGTTGTGGCGCGAGTTGGGCACGGCGGGTGCGCGATGA
- a CDS encoding LysR family transcriptional regulator → MTTASGSTPASGAARAGDLAPHELRILVAVAREGGFSAAAGALGVTQSAVSHSVRGTERKVGAVLFERGRKGAVPTAAGAAAVAHARRVLRLLDALVSEARGADSGTVEGPLRIAAFRSVALHLLPAALERLTARHPGLVPEVRVVRELGAGTAGEVAEGRADLGIATISGTSPVPAGLIGGVLVEEPYSLVHPAGHPDPRSLPLIDWHENCGSYTRQWWAGQDWIPKATVLTEDDGAVLAMVGAGHGMAIMPGLSLTGAPDSVEITDLGVDRPIRSVGYVTTPELARSVAVRALIRELRESAVSDSRKSE, encoded by the coding sequence ATGACGACAGCTTCCGGCAGTACGCCCGCGTCGGGTGCCGCCAGGGCCGGGGACCTCGCGCCCCACGAGCTCCGCATCCTCGTCGCCGTCGCGCGCGAGGGCGGGTTCTCCGCCGCCGCGGGGGCCCTCGGCGTCACCCAGTCAGCCGTCTCCCACTCGGTCCGCGGCACCGAGCGCAAGGTCGGCGCCGTGCTCTTCGAGCGGGGGCGCAAGGGAGCCGTGCCGACCGCCGCGGGAGCCGCCGCCGTCGCACACGCCCGGCGGGTGCTGCGGCTCCTCGACGCGCTGGTCAGCGAGGCCCGCGGGGCCGACAGCGGCACCGTCGAGGGGCCGCTGCGCATCGCCGCCTTCCGCAGCGTCGCCCTGCACCTGCTGCCCGCGGCCCTGGAGCGTCTCACCGCGCGCCACCCCGGCCTCGTGCCGGAGGTGCGCGTCGTGCGGGAGCTGGGCGCGGGCACGGCGGGCGAGGTCGCCGAGGGGCGCGCCGACCTGGGCATCGCGACGATCAGCGGCACCTCACCGGTTCCCGCGGGGCTCATCGGCGGCGTACTCGTCGAGGAGCCCTACTCCCTCGTCCACCCCGCCGGGCACCCGGACCCCCGCTCGCTGCCGCTGATCGACTGGCACGAGAACTGCGGCTCGTACACCAGGCAGTGGTGGGCGGGCCAGGACTGGATCCCGAAGGCGACCGTCCTGACCGAGGACGACGGCGCGGTGCTCGCGATGGTGGGCGCGGGGCACGGCATGGCGATCATGCCGGGGCTCTCGCTGACCGGAGCGCCGGACTCCGTGGAGATCACCGATCTCGGCGTGGACCGCCCGATCCGCTCCGTGGGCTATGTCACCACCCCTGAGCTGGCCAGATCCGTCGCGGTGCGGGCCCTCATCCGGGAGCTCAGGGAGTCCGCCGTCTCAGATAGTAGGAAGTCCGAGTAA
- a CDS encoding phosphatidate cytidylyltransferase, producing the protein MSAAFLAGEVAGRAVPVVAGVLGAGGVAVAALPSRVRMRAELRRRWRTWALAAPLFLGAFFLGTAGTFALAACLGVVAVGEYARLAALPRGEQAVLAAAAVALPGLAWAAPGALDLRTAGLLLFAATAIALFSSDTSTGFTRACRTAFGLLWIPLSLTGLVLLGDTAVAVGVAVAFGDVGAWCGGTALGRAGPLSRPLSPLSPNKTWAGVLGAAAATAAALAALSAFSPTLWAAVLTGCVAGDLLESMVKREAGVKDAGTWLPGFGGLLDRIDSLLVALLATMVVTL; encoded by the coding sequence ATGAGCGCGGCGTTCCTGGCCGGTGAGGTCGCGGGGCGGGCGGTGCCCGTGGTGGCGGGGGTGCTCGGGGCGGGCGGGGTCGCCGTGGCGGCGCTGCCCTCGCGGGTGCGGATGCGGGCGGAACTGCGCAGGCGCTGGCGGACCTGGGCACTCGCGGCGCCGCTGTTCCTGGGGGCGTTCTTCCTCGGTACGGCGGGGACGTTCGCGCTGGCGGCCTGCCTCGGCGTAGTGGCTGTCGGCGAGTACGCGCGGCTGGCGGCGCTGCCCCGCGGCGAACAGGCGGTGCTCGCGGCGGCGGCCGTGGCACTGCCCGGTCTCGCGTGGGCGGCACCGGGAGCGCTCGACCTGCGGACGGCGGGCCTGCTCCTGTTCGCCGCGACAGCGATCGCGCTCTTCTCGTCGGACACCTCGACGGGCTTCACGCGCGCGTGCCGCACGGCGTTCGGCCTGCTGTGGATCCCCCTCTCCCTGACCGGCCTCGTACTGCTCGGCGACACGGCGGTGGCGGTGGGCGTCGCGGTGGCGTTCGGCGACGTGGGCGCGTGGTGCGGCGGCACGGCCCTGGGCCGCGCGGGCCCGCTGTCCCGCCCCCTCTCCCCGCTCTCGCCGAACAAGACGTGGGCGGGCGTCCTGGGCGCCGCAGCCGCGACGGCCGCGGCGCTGGCGGCGCTGTCCGCCTTCTCCCCCACTCTGTGGGCGGCGGTACTGACGGGCTGCGTGGCCGGTGACCTCCTGGAGTCGATGGTCAAGCGCGAGGCGGGCGTCAAGGACGCGGGAACCTGGCTCCCGGGCTTCGGCGGCCTCCTCGACCGCATCGACTCACTTCTTGTGGCACTGCTGGCGACGATGGTGGTGACGCTGTGA